From Planctomycetota bacterium, the proteins below share one genomic window:
- a CDS encoding PHP domain-containing protein — translation MPGDATTDGFVHLHVHTHYSMLDGACRVKDLVHRTKEHGMDAVAITDHGALFGLIEHYQTCVDAGVKPILGMEAYISPTRRDDRTTKPGESAYHLLLLAQNLEGYRNLLKLSSLSYKEGFYYKPRIDKEILQEFSGGLIGTSACLGGEVASAYLKHDKQKAKSIAEMYAGIFGEERFYIEVQGNGIQEQNEVNPDLVDLANRLGVGVVGTNDVHWLEKEDHFAHNCLCCISTGKQHDDEGRLIYPKELYLKSPAEMREALTGLGDAYANTRRIANECNVELDFGKQYAPVYKVPSDFDNKTDHAADEAYMRQLCEDGLVWRYGTTDVDTAVRERLEKEIGVIAGKGFCSYFLIVWDFCNYARENGIPVGARGSGVGTMVGYLLGLCNVDPV, via the coding sequence ATGCCCGGCGACGCGACCACGGACGGCTTTGTTCATCTGCACGTCCACACGCACTACTCCATGCTCGACGGGGCGTGTCGGGTCAAGGACCTGGTCCATCGCACCAAAGAGCACGGCATGGACGCCGTCGCGATCACTGATCACGGCGCACTGTTTGGCCTGATCGAGCACTACCAGACGTGCGTCGACGCGGGCGTCAAGCCGATCCTTGGCATGGAGGCCTACATCTCGCCGACGCGTCGTGACGATCGCACGACCAAGCCGGGCGAGTCGGCCTACCACCTGCTGCTGCTGGCACAGAACCTGGAGGGCTATCGCAACCTGCTCAAGCTGTCGAGCCTGAGCTACAAGGAAGGTTTCTACTACAAGCCGCGGATCGACAAAGAGATCCTGCAAGAGTTCAGCGGCGGGCTCATCGGCACCAGCGCCTGCCTTGGTGGCGAGGTCGCGTCGGCCTACCTGAAGCACGACAAGCAGAAGGCCAAGAGCATCGCCGAGATGTACGCCGGCATCTTCGGCGAGGAACGCTTCTACATCGAAGTTCAGGGCAACGGCATTCAGGAACAAAACGAGGTCAACCCCGATCTCGTCGACCTGGCCAACCGCCTCGGCGTCGGCGTGGTTGGGACCAACGACGTCCACTGGCTGGAGAAGGAAGACCACTTCGCCCACAACTGCCTCTGCTGCATTTCCACGGGCAAACAGCACGACGACGAAGGCCGACTGATTTATCCGAAGGAGCTCTACCTCAAGAGCCCCGCCGAGATGCGCGAGGCTCTGACCGGCCTGGGCGACGCCTACGCCAACACGCGACGCATCGCCAACGAGTGCAACGTCGAGCTCGACTTCGGCAAGCAGTACGCGCCGGTCTACAAAGTGCCGAGCGACTTCGACAATAAGACCGACCACGCCGCTGACGAGGCGTACATGCGGCAGCTGTGCGAAGACGGCCTCGTCTGGCGCTACGGCACGACCGACGTCGACACGGCCGTGCGCGAGCGCCTGGAGAAAGAGATCGGCGTTATCGCGGGCAAGGGCTTTTGCAGCTACTTCCTCATCGTCTGGGACTTCTGCAACTACGCCCGCGAGAATGGCATCCCGGTCGGTGCCCGTGGCTCGGGCGTCGGCACGATGGTCGGCTACCTGCTGGGCCTCTGCAACGTCGATCCGGTG